One region of Ignavibacteriales bacterium genomic DNA includes:
- a CDS encoding metallophosphoesterase, with translation MKNFIIFFSIVLLIYGSVNYYIFIRGWQAIPKDSPIRTYYLILFLFLALSYLAGRVIENFALSTFSDVFVWIGSFWLAIMVYLLLGVLLIDILRLINYLTGIFPQFIFKDYAKTKQVIAIILVSISFLALIAGRINALNPRIKTLEINIPKKVNSQTSWNVVVASDIHLGTIIGKSRLSFLVNTINSLKPDIVLLAGDIIDEDLAPVIKEDLGDTLRNIKAQHGVYAITGNHEYIGGVEAAVKYLGEHGIKMLRDTSVKINNSFYLVGREDRSINQFAHKKRKELKEIMLGVDKTLPVVMMDHQPFGLNEAVENGVDLQISGHTHHGQLWPFNYITEMVYEVSWGYKKKGNTHFYVSSGFGGWGPPIRLGNRPEIVNIKLNFD, from the coding sequence ATGAAAAACTTTATAATCTTTTTTTCTATTGTGCTTCTCATTTATGGATCGGTTAATTATTACATCTTCATCCGCGGATGGCAGGCAATTCCAAAAGACTCACCAATCAGGACTTATTACCTGATCCTCTTTTTGTTTCTAGCGCTTTCTTACCTTGCAGGAAGAGTTATAGAAAATTTCGCGCTCTCTACATTTAGTGATGTCTTTGTTTGGATCGGATCATTCTGGCTTGCAATAATGGTTTATCTTTTACTTGGTGTTTTGCTGATAGATATCCTCCGACTGATCAATTATCTAACAGGAATTTTTCCTCAATTTATATTTAAAGATTACGCAAAAACAAAACAGGTTATAGCGATAATCCTTGTTTCAATTTCTTTCTTGGCGTTAATTGCCGGAAGGATAAATGCTCTTAATCCCCGCATTAAAACACTGGAGATAAATATTCCAAAGAAAGTTAATTCACAAACAAGCTGGAACGTTGTTGTTGCTTCTGATATTCATCTTGGGACAATAATTGGTAAATCGCGCCTGAGTTTTCTTGTAAATACAATCAATTCCTTAAAGCCAGATATTGTGTTGCTTGCCGGTGATATAATTGATGAAGATCTTGCGCCGGTTATAAAGGAAGATCTTGGAGATACATTGCGAAATATTAAAGCCCAACACGGAGTTTATGCAATTACCGGAAATCATGAATACATTGGCGGAGTTGAAGCCGCAGTAAAATATCTTGGTGAGCATGGAATAAAAATGCTGCGCGATACTTCGGTTAAGATTAACAACAGCTTTTATTTGGTTGGAAGAGAAGACAGAAGCATTAATCAATTTGCCCATAAGAAAAGGAAAGAATTAAAAGAAATTATGTTGGGCGTAGACAAAACCCTTCCAGTTGTTATGATGGATCATCAACCGTTTGGATTGAATGAAGCAGTTGAGAATGGAGTGGATTTACAAATATCCGGACATACACACCACGGACAGCTTTGGCCATTCAACTATATTACCGAAATGGTTTATGAGGTTAGCTGGGGTTATAAGAAAAAAGGGAATACGCACTTTTATGTTTCAAGCGGTTTTGGCGGATGGGGACCACCAATACGATTGGGAAACCGACCAGAAATTGTAAACATAAAATTGAATTTCGACTAA